From the genome of Nicotiana sylvestris chromosome 1, ASM39365v2, whole genome shotgun sequence:
ccttacccctacctaatgtaggtagagaggttatttccaatagaccctcagcTCGGAAAGGGtgagaagaataagaagaagaaaaacaagaaaggaagagagaagaaaaagagggaGATAAAGGATAAGTAGTATCAATTAAATAATAGCAATAGGGAATGCAATACATGAGGCGAAAAAAATCACATCACGtaataaaaatctaagaatatgaaggGACATGTATGCTATTAAGACTATCGGTGGGCCACTAAAAAACTACCcactaaccttctaccctaatcctcgacctccataccctcctatcaagggtcatgtcctcagtaagctGAAGCAACGCCATATCCTGTCTAATCACCTCTCTAGTGGCAGATTCAGGTTTTTAAAGTTATGAGTGCTCGCTTGATAAAAATTTCTAAAGAAGAGGGAAAAGGTATTTAACAATGGGTGTTTACTCAATATTTATCTAAAATTTTGTAATTACTAATGCAAATTTACTAAATCTAGTCAAAGACAATGGGTGCTTGAGCACCCAAAACTGTCCATCTAAATCTGCCACTGCACCTCTCCTcagtacttcttaggcctacctcgacATCTTCTCAAACTCGTcatggccaacctctcacactTCCTAACAGGAGCATCAATGCTTCTCCTCTTAACATGTCCGAACCATTTCAGCCTCGACTCCCACATCTTGTCCTTCACGGAGGCTACTCCCACTCTATCCTGGACAACTTCATTCTGAATCTTATCTCTCCTGGTacacccacacatccatctcagcatcctcgtctctgctactttcatcttctgtaCGTGGGAGTTCTTGACTAGCCAACACTCAATCCCATACAACATAGTAAGTCGAACCAccactctataaaacttacccttaagtcttggcggcacattcttatcacataaaATACCGAAAGTGAGcttccatttcatccatcccgcaCCGATGCGATAGGCGACACCTTCGTCAATCTCCCCATTACCTTGGATAATAGATCCGAGATACTTAAAACTAGCTTTTTCGGGGATAACTTGAGCATCAAGCTTTACCTCTGCGTCTGCTTCATGGGTCCCATCACTCAAattgcactccaagtattttgTTTTGGttctgctcaacttgaaacctttagactctaaGGTCTATCTCCAAACTTCCAACCTCGCGTTAACTTCGCTTCGCGTCTCGTCAATCAACATTATATCATCgacaaatagcatgcaccaaggCATCTCCCTTTGCATGTGTCGCCGATCCCTGGTGCAGTCCCATCAAAACAGGGAAATGCTCTGAGTCACCACTCATAGTCCTCACCGAGTCTTGCACCATCATACATATCCTCCATTACCCTAATGTACGCTACCGAAACGCTGCTAACCTCCTAACACCTCTACTGGACCTCCTCGGGACGTTATCGTACACTTTCTCAACGTAAACACCATAAAATTTAATGCATAAAATTTAAACTCTAAAAATTTAATAGGGCCGAATATACCGTCAAACATTTGAATTCAGCCATTTATTTCATAATCCTTTATTTTAAGGGCTTACTTAAAACTGCATAAAAGTAGTAATTATAACAAGCTTATAACTAATTAAATAAATCGTAGTTTAAGAAAAACTGTAATTGATTTTTCAAATGACATAgtgttaaatatttttcaaaacttctAAGTTAAACAAAAAAAGGACTCATAATTTTTTGTCCCTTGAATTATCAGATTTCCACAGCTGAGAAGATGATCGTTTGCGTTGCCGTCGTCGGTCACCAGGTACTCCCATTTTTCCCCAGCAACTCGTTTCTTTTCTTCCAATTTTCTATATCTTTCTTCTTTTTAGAACTGAATTAGCCAAATAACGTGCAATTTTATTGATTTTCGTCCGATGGACAGAACAATCCGCTTTATATACAGAGCTTCACTGAAGCAGATGATGCCCTAAAGCTTCATCACATTGTTCATTGCTCCCTTGATGTTGTCGATGAAAGAGGTTCTTATTCATCATCTGTTTTTGCCGATCTAGCTTATTTTTTTAGTATATCATTTGATTTGACGCGTTAAAATTTCGCATCACTCGATTTCGCTGCAAGAGAAAATACTCGATTTAGctttataaaaagaaaaattgatTTAGCTATGATTTGTATGGATTTGGAAAGTTCGTAGGGCTTTTTGAGGCAAAATTTGCATAGTTAGAACTAGTCATAGCTGATTAGTTTTAGTTCATTCGGGAGATTCTTCCTTAGATTGTAAAGCGAAGTATTTTCAGTAAGATCTGGGTCAAAAAAGGGTAGATTGATACTGGTATCTGCTGTTCTGAGACTAAAGAAGCTGTCTCTCATTACTCTTAATTTGAATTTTTACTTATTCTGACCAATGCAATTAAATTAATCTAAGTTAATCATAGTGGACTACTATTAGGTTTTACATTACTGAATGGCAGCAGTAACTTTAGTATCTTAAGTCTCTTGGCAAGGCATACACTTGTTAGATTTGGTTCTTGTATTGTATCGTGTGGAAACTAAAAGAAGCTGCTGCAAATGGAGCTGTTTATCGTAAACAAAATCATGATCATGACCTATTGCAACTTCATGACTGAAGTCTTAGGGGTTATCAGGGAATATTGGACAGTCGGACAACTAAACAACGGACTGTTTAACTACCTACTACTGGACCTAttgaattcttatgcttgattgTACTTTATGAGCTTGTATATTTTGTAGCCAAATATTCCTTTTAGTGGAAACTTAGTTAATTAACATATCTTGACGCTCGGTTAGCATCTGCTTTCTTTTTGACAACTCATCTGTTGCTTATTACAGTGAACAATCCAAAAAAATCCAGCCCCACCCTAAACGAGACATTTCTTGGCCTGCTATATCCAACTGAAAACTACAAAGTGTGAGTAATACTTAACTCTTGATTTGCCTTAATGTATCTGCGTAAAATGGGTATGGTGTGGTGTGGCtgcttcatattattttttatgataCACCAAAAACTTGCTTAGAAATGGATGTAGCCCATACCATATGAGTAACTGCAGATGCACTGAATATGAACCATAGTACCAGAGTCCACTTAACATAGCCTTTTGGGAATATATAAGATCATTGACATTTAAGCCTGTCTTCCTCCGTGTGCTATTATTTAACTTTCAGGTATGGTTATTTGACTAATACAAAGGTGAAACTCATATTGGTCACAACAGATCTTGATGTTCGAGATGCTGATGTGAGAAATGTAAGTGCTGATTTCTCCTTGTTTTGTTCTTACATTGGTTGACTACTTCCTCTTTCTCTGTACCAAACCAACATATCTGCTCTTATTGAAGCATAATGCATTCTTGTgttaaaataataaatttagtGATCCGAGGTTGATAAAAATCTGAAAGAAGTGGAATTACTCTCGTCTTTTCTGAGTTGATTTGTATTTCGGAAATACCAAGTTATTGGaaggtttttttcttctttgttgcTTATGACAGAAAATAAGTATCCGAAAATCTTGTCTTAGTCCATTTTAGGTATATTCTGCAAAACTTACAGCTAAATAACGCTGACAAATATAACCCTCTTGTGTCTCAGATCCTTTAATAGTGCATCTTGTTACATTTGATGCCTTGTCTCCTTCACATTCCTGTTCCTGGTAACTCTTTGATGGGCTCTCAGATATTATCATTCTTCGCGGTGTCCGTCTGAGGCTGTTCAGTCTTGTTCTCTAAAATCAAGTGGATCCGTATATAAATGTGCGTCTCTCTGTGTGTGGCAAAAGAAGTCAGAGCCAGTTTTACCCGGTATCTTGAAACAGAAGGGGAACTACAATTTTGCGGAGTCTCCATTGTACTGCATTAGGATAGGTTTCTTTTATGATGATATGCTGTTAACGTATCTTCATCTAGACATTAGCTATTTCAATTTTTTAAGAGAAATATAAACATTAGCTATCTCCTCAAATTGGAAAACTTTCATGTAAAGAGTGAAGACATAGCTCCTACGTTTAACACCGCGAAGCAATGATAGAATATTACTGTTATCACATCCGTACAAATAAGTGCACTTAGGAAAAAGTTACGTAGAAAAACGTAGAACCAAAGTTTACTCATGTATGAACTGCTAAGAGATTCTAGTGTCCCTGGTTGCTAGCGTAATATGTTGCAGAAACAGTTATACCAGTTTGTATTTTGCCCAAGGGTCAGTCTTCCATAGTTAAAAAACAGTAAGGTGGTCCCTCGTTAGTAAAACTACATTAATGTATTTTATGCTACGAAAAGAATGGCTATCCAGTCTCCCAATGTAAAACACAAAAGCACTGTTACTGCAAACAAGATAATTTAATCCTGCAATTTGGTTAAATAGTACGTCTACATGAAAACTGGGATGAGGGAAATTGGGAATACTTTGTTTGAACGATACAATGGCTTTCATGTTGAAGCACATTAAGTTTCAGATGTTCTTTGGTGTGATGTATGTAATAATCAGCCTTTAGCATAGCAGCTTGCTTAATCTTTTTGGTGGGAATTTTTTACAGTTTTTCAGGAAATTTCATGCCGCATATGTTGATGCTGTGTCAAATCCATTTCATGTTCCTGGCAAGAAGA
Proteins encoded in this window:
- the LOC104223869 gene encoding uncharacterized protein, translating into MIVCVAVVGHQNNPLYIQSFTEADDALKLHHIVHCSLDVVDERVNNPKKSSPTLNETFLGLLYPTENYKVYGYLTNTKVKLILVTTDLDVRDADVRNFFRKFHAAYVDAVSNPFHVPGKKITSRTFAERVSTIVKSFGLSSAG